One Candidatus Devosia phytovorans genomic window carries:
- a CDS encoding iron ABC transporter permease, translating into MVLVVLLIATMSVSVGAGAVPIPVETVWRIVASKLAPGSVVVDWTSGRENIVWEVRLPRIVLGAIVGASLALVGAALQSVTRNPLADPHLLGISSGAAFGAIVVLLHTGMFLGLVTVPLFAFGGALLATGLVLGVASFTRSHSAGRLILAGVAISFIITAGGNLFIFLGDPRAAHTVVFWMLGGLGLAQWQQLPFPLIALAVCGAYLIAKARALNAMTLGDESATTLGIPARRFRLTVFVVCALLTGSAVAFSGVIAFVGLMIPHIVRMMVGGDYRRVMPLSGLLGAIFLVLADIAARTIMPPQDMPIGVLTGVIGGLFFVGLMRWRRTGEQ; encoded by the coding sequence ATGGTGCTCGTCGTGCTGTTGATCGCCACCATGTCGGTGTCGGTCGGGGCAGGGGCGGTACCGATCCCGGTCGAAACCGTCTGGCGCATTGTGGCCTCCAAGCTGGCGCCGGGCAGCGTCGTGGTGGACTGGACCTCGGGACGCGAGAATATCGTCTGGGAGGTGCGGTTGCCGCGGATCGTGCTGGGCGCGATCGTGGGGGCAAGCCTGGCTCTGGTGGGGGCGGCACTGCAGTCGGTGACGCGTAATCCGCTGGCCGACCCGCATCTGCTGGGCATTTCCTCGGGCGCGGCTTTTGGGGCGATCGTGGTGCTGCTGCACACCGGCATGTTCCTCGGCCTTGTCACCGTGCCGCTGTTTGCCTTTGGCGGGGCGCTGTTGGCAACGGGCCTGGTGCTGGGCGTGGCAAGCTTTACGCGGTCGCATAGTGCCGGCCGGCTGATCCTCGCCGGTGTGGCGATCAGCTTCATCATCACCGCCGGCGGCAATCTCTTCATCTTCCTCGGCGATCCGCGGGCGGCGCATACGGTGGTGTTCTGGATGCTGGGCGGGCTGGGGCTGGCCCAATGGCAGCAATTGCCGTTTCCGCTGATCGCGCTGGCGGTCTGTGGCGCCTATCTGATTGCGAAAGCGAGGGCGCTCAATGCCATGACGCTGGGTGACGAGAGCGCGACGACGCTGGGCATTCCGGCGCGGCGATTCCGGCTGACGGTGTTTGTGGTCTGTGCGCTGCTGACCGGGTCAGCCGTCGCCTTTTCGGGTGTCATCGCCTTCGTAGGCCTGATGATCCCGCATATCGTGCGGATGATGGTGGGGGGCGATTATCGACGGGTCATGCCGCTGTCGGGCCTGCTGGGCGCGATCTTTCTCGTGCTGGCCGATATTGCGGCGCGCACCATCATGCCGCCGCAGGACATGCCGATCGGAGTTCTCACGGGGGTGATCGGCGGGCTGTTCTTTGTTGGACTGATGCGCTGGCGTCGAACCGGCGAGCAATAG
- a CDS encoding DMT family transporter: MPIGVLYAIVAYSVYSCGDAIIKGFGQDLSVFEIGFFIALFGLIPAAFAKPKGERWRNAFQLNRPLLVHARAFSGVASSILVTISFTTIPFAETYSLVFMMPLFITVMSVLILKERVDLMRWSMLALGFIGVMLVVRPGFRELELGHLTALLCAVFGASTTTILRVIAPKEQRVSLIALPALYLIMVNAVLMAPTFVWPTPQQFGLLAASGSLVGMGHILLIAATRNAPASQVAPIQYVQIVWAIGLGAWFYAEHPDVLAYIGLAVVVLSGLVNVFIDGARTRIAGRFAEYRATRPGPPSNITEVQGPEI; the protein is encoded by the coding sequence ATGCCGATCGGCGTGCTCTATGCGATTGTCGCCTATTCGGTCTATTCCTGCGGCGACGCCATCATCAAGGGTTTTGGCCAGGACCTGTCGGTCTTCGAGATCGGCTTCTTCATCGCCCTCTTCGGCCTCATCCCAGCCGCCTTCGCCAAGCCGAAAGGCGAACGCTGGCGCAACGCTTTCCAGCTCAACCGGCCCCTCCTCGTCCATGCCCGCGCCTTCAGCGGCGTCGCGTCGTCGATCCTCGTCACCATCTCCTTCACCACCATCCCCTTCGCCGAGACCTATTCGCTGGTCTTCATGATGCCGCTCTTCATCACCGTCATGTCGGTGCTGATCCTCAAGGAGCGCGTCGATCTGATGCGCTGGTCCATGCTGGCGCTGGGCTTTATCGGGGTCATGCTGGTGGTGCGGCCCGGCTTCCGCGAGCTTGAACTGGGCCATCTGACAGCCCTGCTCTGCGCCGTCTTCGGCGCCTCCACCACCACAATCCTCCGCGTCATCGCGCCGAAGGAACAGCGTGTCAGCCTCATCGCCCTGCCCGCGCTCTACCTGATCATGGTCAATGCCGTCCTGATGGCGCCCACCTTCGTCTGGCCCACGCCGCAGCAATTCGGCCTCCTCGCCGCCTCGGGCAGCCTCGTCGGCATGGGCCATATCCTGCTCATCGCCGCCACCCGCAATGCCCCGGCCAGCCAGGTCGCCCCGATCCAATATGTGCAGATCGTCTGGGCCATTGGCCTGGGCGCCTGGTTCTATGCCGAACACCCGGACGTGCTGGCCTATATCGGCCTTGCCGTGGTCGTGCTTTCGGGCCTCGTCAATGTCTTCATCGACGGCGCCCGCACCCGTATTGCCGGCCGCTTTGCCGAATATCGCGCCACCCGCCCCGGCCCGCCGAGCAATATCACCGAGGTTCAGGGACCCGAAATTTAG
- a CDS encoding DMT family transporter has translation MPVGVLLAFLAYASFSMADALIKATGPVMSVFEIAFFTTSFSIIPAMLTKRGERWRDIYKLKHPWLVHLRCATAITSTAFVMYAFTHIPFADVYAIGFLTPIMVTLLGVLILKEHVAAHRWLLLVISFLGVVLVIRPGVREVQWGHLAIFCSVFLGGATTVILRQIAPVERRVSLVGIQVFYSAIFNGLLMIPVFVWPSWEQMAIFLAIGILGGTGGLLLIGATKRSPASLVAPVQYSQLIWAIVFGAAFFGEFPDYVAIIGLVIVLAAGLANVMTEKVRIVWKPRLFFWRTGL, from the coding sequence ATGCCGGTCGGCGTCCTCCTCGCCTTTCTGGCCTATGCCAGCTTTTCCATGGCCGACGCCCTCATCAAGGCGACGGGGCCGGTCATGTCGGTCTTCGAGATCGCCTTCTTCACCACCAGCTTTTCCATCATCCCGGCCATGCTGACCAAACGCGGCGAGCGCTGGCGCGACATCTACAAGCTCAAGCATCCCTGGCTGGTGCATCTGCGCTGCGCCACGGCCATCACCAGCACCGCCTTCGTCATGTATGCCTTCACCCACATTCCCTTCGCCGACGTCTATGCCATCGGCTTTCTGACGCCGATCATGGTGACGCTGCTGGGCGTGCTGATCCTCAAGGAGCACGTCGCCGCCCATCGCTGGCTGCTGCTGGTCATCAGCTTCCTCGGCGTAGTGCTGGTCATCCGCCCCGGCGTGCGCGAGGTGCAATGGGGGCATCTGGCGATTTTCTGTTCGGTCTTTCTGGGTGGTGCCACCACCGTCATCCTGCGCCAGATCGCGCCGGTCGAACGCCGAGTCAGCCTTGTCGGCATCCAGGTGTTCTATTCCGCCATCTTCAACGGCCTGCTGATGATTCCGGTCTTCGTCTGGCCGAGCTGGGAACAGATGGCCATTTTCCTCGCCATCGGCATTCTGGGCGGCACCGGCGGCCTGCTGCTGATCGGCGCCACCAAGCGCTCCCCGGCCAGCCTTGTCGCGCCGGTGCAATATAGCCAGTTGATCTGGGCCATCGTCTTCGGCGCGGCCTTTTTCGGCGAATTCCCCGACTATGTCGCGATCATTGGTCTCGTCATCGTGCTGGCCGCCGGCCTCGCCAATGTCATGACGGAAAAGGTTCGCATCGTCTGGAAGCCGCGCCTCTTCTTCTGGCGCACCGGGCTTTAG
- a CDS encoding ABC transporter substrate-binding protein, producing MRLVIALAALAAASSSAVAAGYPVTVRSCDREVTFEAAPQRAISNDVNLTEMMLALGLSDRMVGYTGVSGWKTLDETLRQGVAELPELSPEYPSKEVLLGADADFYFAGWNYGMRLGGEVTPETLAEFDIAVYELSESCIHVMDKPKASMDDLYNDLLNLGQIFDVSERAELLVENYKIALEDYQAGLPALPEPVSVFVYDSGEAKPFTAGQYGMPTALIEAAGGRNIMDDVESSWVEIGWEPVIERNPEVVVIVNYGDVTAEQKIDFMKSNPAFAAIPAVANDRFVVLEYVEATPGPRNIAAVQRLAEAFRE from the coding sequence ATGCGTCTTGTCATTGCCCTTGCCGCCCTGGCAGCAGCCAGTTCATCAGCTGTTGCTGCGGGCTATCCTGTCACCGTCAGGAGCTGCGATCGCGAGGTCACTTTCGAAGCGGCGCCGCAGCGCGCCATTTCCAATGACGTCAACCTGACCGAGATGATGCTGGCGCTGGGGCTGAGTGATCGCATGGTTGGCTATACCGGCGTATCGGGCTGGAAGACGCTGGACGAGACCTTGCGGCAGGGCGTGGCGGAATTGCCGGAGTTGTCGCCAGAATATCCGAGCAAGGAAGTGCTGCTCGGCGCCGATGCCGACTTCTACTTTGCCGGCTGGAACTATGGCATGCGGCTCGGTGGCGAGGTGACGCCGGAGACGCTGGCCGAATTCGACATTGCCGTCTACGAGCTCAGCGAAAGCTGCATCCACGTCATGGACAAGCCCAAGGCATCGATGGACGATCTCTACAACGACCTGCTCAACCTGGGGCAGATCTTTGATGTGTCGGAGCGGGCCGAGCTTCTGGTCGAGAACTACAAGATTGCGCTGGAGGATTATCAGGCCGGTCTGCCGGCGCTGCCCGAACCGGTTTCGGTGTTTGTCTACGATAGCGGCGAGGCCAAGCCGTTCACCGCGGGGCAATATGGCATGCCCACGGCGCTGATCGAGGCGGCGGGCGGGCGCAATATCATGGATGATGTGGAATCGAGCTGGGTCGAGATCGGCTGGGAGCCCGTGATCGAACGCAATCCCGAGGTGGTGGTCATCGTCAACTATGGTGACGTGACGGCCGAGCAGAAGATCGATTTCATGAAATCCAACCCGGCCTTTGCCGCTATCCCCGCCGTAGCCAATGACCGCTTCGTGGTGCTTGAATATGTCGAGGCAACGCCGGGACCGCGCAATATTGCAGCGGTGCAGCGGCTCGCCGAAGCGTTCCGGGAATAG
- a CDS encoding ABC transporter ATP-binding protein gives MASRQQTDRFTGGRPAGLNLVDLSWGVSAGKPIIGPLSLSVEPGQMLALVGPNGAGKSSLLRCLYRYHRPSTGKVLLDGSNIWSLPGKAVAQRVATVLQEPASDFGLTVAEVVELGLTPHRQGWATDHRDHEGVEAVLALMELTELAPRDLATLSGGEKQRVMIARALLQKPDLLILDEPTNHLDIRHQLEVLELLAGLECTVVVSLHDLALACAHADKVLLLDQGKVAAIGAPTEVLTQDTIRAAFAVETLLDAHPATGRPRLSFYLPQPLSE, from the coding sequence ATGGCGTCGCGCCAGCAGACTGACCGCTTCACCGGCGGCCGGCCGGCCGGGCTCAATCTGGTTGACCTGAGCTGGGGCGTCAGTGCCGGCAAGCCCATTATCGGGCCGCTGTCGCTGAGCGTCGAGCCGGGTCAGATGCTGGCGCTGGTGGGGCCCAATGGCGCGGGCAAGTCGAGCCTGCTGCGCTGTCTTTATCGCTATCACCGTCCATCCACTGGCAAGGTCCTGCTCGATGGGAGCAATATCTGGTCGCTGCCGGGCAAGGCCGTGGCGCAGCGCGTGGCGACGGTTTTGCAGGAGCCGGCCAGCGATTTCGGGCTGACAGTGGCCGAAGTGGTCGAGCTTGGGCTGACGCCGCACCGGCAGGGCTGGGCCACGGATCATCGCGATCATGAAGGGGTCGAAGCGGTATTGGCGCTGATGGAGCTGACCGAGCTGGCGCCGCGGGATCTCGCGACGCTGTCGGGCGGCGAAAAGCAAAGAGTGATGATCGCCAGGGCCTTGCTGCAAAAGCCTGACCTTCTGATTCTGGACGAACCGACCAATCACCTCGACATCCGCCACCAGCTCGAAGTGCTGGAGTTGCTGGCGGGGCTGGAGTGCACGGTAGTGGTTTCGCTGCATGACCTGGCGCTGGCCTGCGCCCATGCCGACAAGGTGCTGCTGCTCGATCAGGGAAAAGTCGCGGCGATCGGTGCGCCGACCGAAGTTCTCACCCAGGACACGATCCGCGCTGCCTTTGCCGTCGAGACGCTGCTGGATGCCCATCCGGCGACGGGCCGGCCGCGCCTCAGTTTTTATCTCCCACAACCACTATCGGAGTGA
- the alaS gene encoding alanine--tRNA ligase — MTSVNDLRSSFVDYFARNGHEAVASSPLVPRNDPTLMFTNSGMVQFKNTFTGVEKRPYSRATTAQKCVRAGGKHNDLDNVGFTARHHTFFEMLGNFSFGDYFKPEAIELAWTLLTKDWGLSKDKLMVTVYQDDDEALELWKKIAGIGEDRIVKLGAKSNFWQMGDTGPCGPCSEIFYDHGEHVWGGPPGSPEEDGDRWIEIWNLVFMQYEQHGDGSRTGLPRPSIDTGMGLERVAAVMQGVHDNYDIDLFKALIGAAANATNADVNGEGNRSLRVIADHLRSMSFLIAEGVLPSNEGRGYVLRRIMRRAMRHATLLGTNEPVIYKLVPTLVREMGQAYPELVRGEALIAETVRLEEGRFLKTLGRGLQILADETQDLGEGAVLNGASAFKLYDTYGFPLDLTQDALRSRGITVDQAGFDTAMAAQKAEARKSWSGSGEAAADTVWYGLLDKAGPTEFLGYETETAEGEVKALLKDGKEVDSLAKGEEGFVVLNQTPFYGESGGQVGDTGLIKGEGVAADVTETQKHHGVFAHKVSVTEGTIKLGQALTLTVDHERRSAIRSNHSATHLLHEALRIVLGDHVAQKGSLVSPDRLRFDFVHTKPVTDQEMAQVEDIANAIVLQNTPVETRLMGVEEAKESGARALFGEKYGDEVRVVAMGEPTGNGLGWSVELCGGTHVRRTGDIGLVSIVAESAVGAGVRRIEALTGKAARHRGNTNVAIVDAAAGLLRSGSHEVLDRISALQDNIKKIERELTDARKKLALGGGAGTGATAAADETINGVIYVGRTVEGIAAKDVKGLVDSEKKRIGSGVVTVVLKGDDGKGTVAIGVTEDLTARYAAGNLIKLATAALGGQGGGGRPDMAQGGGPDGSKSDEAIAAVRAAL, encoded by the coding sequence ATGACCAGCGTAAACGACCTTCGTTCGAGCTTTGTCGACTATTTTGCCCGCAATGGTCACGAGGCCGTCGCGTCGAGCCCGCTCGTGCCGCGCAATGACCCGACGCTGATGTTCACCAATTCGGGCATGGTGCAGTTCAAGAACACCTTTACCGGCGTGGAAAAGCGTCCCTATTCGCGCGCCACTACGGCGCAGAAATGCGTGCGCGCCGGCGGCAAGCACAATGACCTCGACAATGTCGGCTTCACCGCGCGCCACCACACCTTCTTTGAAATGCTGGGGAATTTCTCCTTCGGCGACTATTTCAAGCCCGAGGCGATCGAGCTGGCCTGGACGCTGCTGACCAAGGACTGGGGGCTGTCCAAGGACAAGCTGATGGTCACCGTCTACCAGGACGATGACGAGGCGCTGGAGCTGTGGAAGAAGATCGCCGGGATCGGCGAGGATCGCATCGTCAAGCTCGGCGCCAAGTCGAACTTCTGGCAGATGGGCGATACCGGCCCCTGCGGTCCCTGCTCGGAAATCTTCTATGACCATGGCGAGCATGTCTGGGGCGGCCCTCCGGGCTCGCCGGAAGAAGATGGCGATCGCTGGATCGAGATCTGGAACCTGGTCTTCATGCAGTATGAGCAGCATGGCGATGGTTCGCGTACCGGTCTGCCGCGCCCGTCCATCGATACCGGCATGGGTCTCGAGCGCGTTGCTGCGGTCATGCAGGGCGTGCACGACAATTACGATATCGACCTGTTCAAGGCGCTGATCGGCGCTGCGGCCAATGCCACCAATGCCGACGTCAATGGCGAGGGCAACCGGAGCCTCCGCGTCATTGCCGACCACCTGCGTTCGATGAGCTTCCTTATTGCCGAAGGCGTGCTGCCCTCCAATGAAGGCCGTGGCTATGTGCTGCGCCGCATCATGCGCCGCGCCATGCGCCATGCGACCCTGCTCGGCACGAACGAACCGGTCATCTACAAGCTGGTGCCGACGCTGGTGCGTGAAATGGGCCAGGCCTATCCTGAACTGGTGCGTGGCGAAGCGCTGATCGCCGAGACGGTGCGCCTCGAAGAAGGCCGCTTCCTCAAGACGCTGGGCCGTGGTCTGCAGATCCTGGCCGACGAGACGCAGGACCTTGGGGAAGGTGCGGTGCTCAATGGCGCCAGCGCCTTCAAGCTCTATGACACCTATGGCTTCCCGCTCGATCTGACGCAGGACGCGCTGCGTTCGCGCGGCATCACCGTCGACCAAGCGGGTTTTGATACAGCCATGGCCGCCCAGAAGGCCGAAGCACGCAAGAGCTGGTCCGGTTCGGGGGAAGCGGCTGCCGATACCGTCTGGTATGGCCTGCTCGACAAGGCCGGTCCGACCGAATTCCTCGGATATGAAACCGAGACTGCGGAAGGCGAGGTCAAGGCCTTGCTCAAGGATGGCAAGGAAGTCGATAGCCTTGCCAAGGGCGAGGAAGGCTTTGTCGTGCTCAACCAGACGCCCTTCTATGGCGAGAGCGGCGGCCAGGTTGGCGATACCGGTCTCATCAAGGGCGAGGGCGTTGCGGCTGATGTCACCGAGACGCAGAAGCACCATGGTGTCTTTGCGCATAAGGTGTCGGTCACCGAGGGCACGATCAAGCTCGGGCAGGCCCTGACGCTTACGGTCGATCACGAGCGCCGCTCGGCGATCCGCTCGAACCATTCGGCGACCCATCTGCTGCACGAAGCGCTGCGCATCGTGCTGGGCGACCATGTCGCGCAAAAGGGGTCGCTGGTGTCGCCCGATCGCCTGCGCTTCGACTTCGTCCATACCAAGCCGGTCACCGACCAGGAGATGGCGCAGGTCGAAGACATCGCCAATGCCATCGTGTTGCAGAACACGCCGGTCGAGACGCGGTTGATGGGCGTCGAAGAGGCCAAGGAATCGGGCGCCCGGGCGCTGTTTGGCGAAAAATATGGCGACGAGGTCCGTGTCGTGGCCATGGGCGAGCCCACGGGCAATGGCCTCGGTTGGTCGGTGGAATTGTGCGGCGGCACGCATGTGCGGCGGACCGGTGATATTGGCCTTGTGTCCATCGTTGCCGAAAGCGCCGTTGGTGCCGGCGTACGCCGTATCGAGGCGCTGACCGGCAAGGCGGCGCGCCATCGCGGCAATACCAATGTGGCGATCGTCGATGCCGCCGCGGGTCTGCTGCGCTCGGGCAGCCATGAAGTGCTGGACCGCATTTCAGCGCTGCAGGACAATATCAAGAAGATCGAGCGCGAGCTGACCGATGCCCGCAAGAAGCTTGCCCTGGGTGGCGGTGCCGGTACGGGTGCAACGGCGGCGGCCGACGAGACCATCAATGGCGTGATCTATGTGGGTCGCACGGTGGAAGGCATTGCGGCCAAGGACGTCAAGGGTCTGGTGGACAGCGAGAAAAAGCGCATCGGCTCGGGCGTGGTTACCGTCGTGCTCAAGGGTGACGACGGCAAGGGCACGGTCGCCATCGGCGTTACCGAAGACCTGACGGCACGCTATGCCGCCGGCAATCTGATCAAGCTGGCGACGGCCGCACTGGGCGGGCAGGGCGGCGGCGGTCGGCCCGACATGGCGCAGGGCGGGGGGCCGGATGGCTCCAAGTCCGACGAAGCCATCGCAGCAGTTCGCGCGGCGCTTTAA
- a CDS encoding outer membrane protein transport protein, whose product MAHRHIRTIALAALAASSTIGAAHAGGLEANGYNWDLLFDPGTYVGKGTVTQVMISHDIQNPTVAPTLGTIATSSDRTYYNFAAKADLFDNASCLVSVQNPWGSGTDRTLAYAAATSQAARERLTSNDIGLTCAYGFNVGPGVLSAIGGISGQSLDYEASIPALLPGPTLGTVPLELDGNGVGWRVGAAYEIPDIALRVSAIYNAAVDYDLSGTLTTPLGASARSADVTTPQSFEVKAQSGIAPGWLALGSVKWVDWSVLQALTVTGGTPITTTFNYEDGWTVSAGLGHQLTDEVTVLGSLTWDKGTSRKNAAGDLDAGVQTDRWGVALGGAYKPNENFELSGGVSYSLIGSGANALGETWDSGNVLAFSLSAKATF is encoded by the coding sequence ATGGCACATCGCCATATTCGGACGATTGCGCTTGCGGCACTGGCCGCGTCATCGACTATCGGCGCGGCCCACGCCGGCGGCCTTGAGGCCAACGGCTACAACTGGGACCTGCTGTTTGACCCCGGCACCTATGTCGGCAAGGGCACCGTCACCCAGGTGATGATCAGCCATGATATCCAGAATCCCACAGTGGCACCCACGCTTGGCACGATCGCGACGTCCTCGGATCGCACCTACTACAATTTTGCAGCCAAGGCCGACCTCTTCGACAACGCTTCATGCTTGGTCTCCGTCCAGAATCCCTGGGGTTCGGGCACCGACCGAACGCTTGCCTACGCTGCCGCCACGAGCCAGGCGGCACGGGAACGCCTCACCTCTAACGACATCGGCCTGACCTGCGCCTACGGCTTCAACGTGGGCCCCGGGGTCCTGAGCGCTATTGGCGGCATCTCGGGGCAAAGTCTGGATTATGAAGCCTCGATCCCCGCCCTTCTGCCTGGCCCGACTCTGGGCACTGTCCCGCTTGAACTCGATGGCAACGGCGTTGGGTGGCGCGTCGGCGCGGCCTACGAAATCCCGGACATCGCCCTGCGCGTCAGCGCAATCTACAACGCGGCGGTCGACTATGACTTGTCAGGCACACTGACGACACCCCTCGGCGCATCGGCCAGATCTGCAGACGTTACCACGCCGCAAAGCTTCGAGGTCAAGGCGCAGTCCGGCATCGCGCCCGGCTGGCTTGCCCTGGGCAGTGTCAAATGGGTCGATTGGTCGGTCCTGCAGGCACTCACAGTGACCGGCGGCACACCCATCACCACGACCTTCAACTACGAAGACGGCTGGACTGTCAGCGCCGGCCTGGGTCACCAACTCACCGACGAAGTTACCGTTCTCGGGAGCCTGACCTGGGACAAGGGCACTTCCCGCAAGAACGCCGCGGGCGATCTGGACGCTGGCGTGCAGACCGACCGCTGGGGCGTTGCCCTGGGCGGCGCCTACAAGCCGAACGAAAACTTCGAACTGTCCGGTGGCGTCTCCTATTCGCTGATCGGCTCGGGTGCCAATGCTCTGGGCGAAACCTGGGACAGCGGCAATGTCCTTGCCTTCAGCCTGAGCGCCAAAGCCACCTTCTAA